Genomic DNA from Deinococcus planocerae:
GCCAAGTGCGGCCCGACCCGGGCATCGGCTGCCGCTCCTGCGACTCGGTGGACGTGATGGTCGTGTATGGAAAATACGGGTATTACCTCAAATGCCGCGCCTGCGGCGGGAACACCCCCGCGAAGGCAGTTTGCCCCTCCTGCGGTCAGCCGGGGCGACTGCACAAGGCCGGGCGTGAGTTCACGGCCCGTTGCCCCGGCGGGCACACCTGGGCCTACTTCACCAATCCGGCGGACGCCTGAGCCGCATCCTCACCGGGACCTTTGCCCCACCTGGGCTATCATGCCCCCGTGACCCTGCCGCCCTCCCCGACGGTCTCCCCCACGCCCGACACCACCCGCGCCCGCATCCTGACCGAGGCGGCGCGGCTGTTCGTGGCGAGCGGCTACCACGGGGTGAGCATGCGGGAGGTGGCGGCGGCGGTCGGCGTGACCAAGCCCGCGCTCTACCACCACTATGCCGACAAGGAGGCCCTCTTCCTGGCGATGCTGAACGGCACGCTGGCGGGCCTCGCGCGGCTGGTGACCCACGCCGAGGGGCAGCCCGGCATCCGCAGGCAACTGGAGGTGCTCGTGGGCGACCTGCTGGCCTCGGCCCCCGAGCAGAGACTGGGCCTGCAACTCGCGGGAGAACTGCGGCACGTCTCGCCCGAGCGCCGCGCCGCCTTCGAGGGCGAGTACCGCCGGGTGTGGATGGGGGGCCTGACGCGCCTGATCGAGGGGGCCGCCTCGCGGGGTGAGCTGCGCGCCGACCTGCCCCCCGCCGTGCTGACGCGGGCGCTCCTCGCGCTGCTCTACCCGCTGGTGACAGGGGCGCCGCCCACCGACCCGCACGGCACGGCCCGGGCGCTGCTGAGCGTGTACCTCGACGGGGCCGCGGCGCGGTAGGCGCTCACCCCGGGGAGGCAGGCCCCCGGGCGATGATGAAGGTCCTTCACCCGCCACTTAGGAACGGTGCACAACTTCTCCCGGAGCATGGCCTGTATCGCGCCTTCGCGGTGCGTTGGTTCGTTGTGCTTTTCCTCGCCCCGCGCGCGGCCCCCGTGGCCCACGCACCCCTCCCGCCCGCCTTTCTGGAGACACCCTGATGGAAACCCTGTTCGGCTGGATCACCCAGCCCGAGGCCTGGCTTGCCTTCGGCACGCTGCTGCTGCTCGAAGTCGTGCTCGGCATCGACAACGTGATCTTTATCAGCATTCTGGCAGGCAAGCTGCCGCCCGAGCAGCGCCAGCGCGCGCGCACCATCGGCCTGCTCGCCGCGATGCTGATGCGGCTCGCGCTGCTGTTCTCGATTGCCTGGATCTACCGGTTGCAAAACGACCTGTTCGAAATTTTCGGAAGGGGCTTTTCGGGCCGCGACCTGATCCTGATTTTCGGCGGACTCTTCCTGCTCTACAAGGCCGTCAAGGAGATGCACGAGCAACTCGAAGGGCCCGGCACCCATGAGCCCACCCTGGGGAGCGTGGGCGCGGCGAATTTCGCGGGCATCATCGCGCAGATCATGGTGCTCGATATCGTGTTCAGCCTCGACTCGGTGATCACGGCGGTCGGGATGGCCGACGACATCGGCGTGATGGTGAGTGCCGTCGTCGTGACCGTGCTCATCATGCTCGTCGCCGCGCGGCCCATCGGCGAGTTCGTGCAGGCGCACCCCACCGTCAAGATGCTGGCGCTGGCCTTTCTCCTCCTGATCGGCGTCAACCTGATCGCCGACGGCTTCGGCTTCAAAATTCCCAAGGGCTACACGTACTTCGCGATGGGCTTCGCCATCATGGTCGAGCTGCTCAACCTGCGCGCCCGCAAGGGCAAGCCCGTCGCCCTGCACGAGACGCAGAGGCACCCGGACGCGGGCTGAGACACCGAGAACCACGGAGGCGGAGGCTCACGGGCTTCCGCCTCTTGCCTACAAAAGCGGGGTTGACCGGACTTCCCTTGCAAGCGACTCCGTGAGGCCACTCGGAAAGAGGGAGAAATCGGCTTGAGCCCCGGCTTTTTCAAAACGCCTATCCAGACTGCGAACAGGAGCACGCCGCATCAACGCCCCTGGCCCACGACCACGTCGGCTCGCGCAGCGAGACGGTGGGCGAGCGACTGGAGCGCGACAAGATCACACCTTACGTCCTCAAAAACCCGACCACCCGCGCCGCCCGTCAACCCTTGCTCAGCGCAGCGCCGCCCCCCCTGCCCCCCCTGGGGGGAGGGGGCAGGGGGGTGGGGGCAAACCGAATCAAGTTGCCCTGCCACATCCTCTCACTTCACCTGAGCCACGCGACTCAACCCACCCGCTCACCGTTCAGGAAAATCGCCGCCGACGGGCACAGATCGCGCAGCACACAGCCCTCGCAGCGGGGGCGCCCCGCCTTACACGTCTGCCGACCGTGGCGGATGGTGGCGACGTGGAAGGTGTAGCGGGCCGTCCAGTCACGCGGCAGCACCTCGTCGAACCAGCGCTCGACCTTCACGGCGCTCCAGCGGGCGGGCGTCAGGTCAAGCCGTTTGGCGATGCGGTCGATGTGCGTGTCCACCGGCATCGCGGGCCGCGCGAGGTCGAAGAGCAGGACACAGCTCGCCGTCTTCGGCCCCACGCCGGGCAGCGATTCCAGCAGGGCGCGGGCGTCCGCGTCGCTCAGGTCGCGCGTCTCCCGCAGGCTGAGGGAGCCGCGCGTCTCCTCCAGGGTATGCAAGACGTTCCAGATGTAGTCGGCCTTGATCCTCGCCAGGCCGCCGCCCGCCGCGCGCAACACCGCCTCGATACCGTCCGGCCCGTCTGCCAGCGCTGCCTCCCAACCCGGGTAGGCGAGCTTGAGGGCCTCGAACTGACGGCGGGTGATCGCCCCGACGTTCTGTTGACTCAGGATGGTCTCGATCAGGCCGTCCAGGGGTTCGGGGCTGAGCCTGGGGCGGGGCGGGGTGGGCAGGTACGTCTCCCCCAAGCGCCGCGCGATCTCGGGCAGGGGGGCGGGCGGCGGCACCTCCTGGCTGGGGGGAGGGCGGGGGGTACGGACCCTGGGAGGCGCGGCAGTCGCGATCAGGGTGAGGGGGGACCCGGGCGGGGGGGCGGGAACGCGGGGCACGGCCCAGGCTAGCCCCGGGGTGGAGGCGCGACTGTGCCTGAAGGTGGAGCGTTTGACCCGAGAACGCCGTCACGCCGACTCGCAAAGCGGCGAGGCAGAGCGCGAGCGACGCCTTGCCCCGCCGTGCGCGAGACCCTTCGACTGCGCTCCGGGTGACACCTGTTCTTCCGTCCAGTGCTCCAGAGCCGGGAGGTGGAGGCGGGTCCCCTGGTCCCCTACTGCCGGGCGCGCAGCTTGGTGACGTTGCCCGCCGCGTCGCGGACCTCGATGTCGGCGTAGATGCCGGTCGTCTCGGCGTAGAAGTCCACCCGGGCGCCCGGCGTGATGTTCAGGCGGTTGCCGTCCACCAGAATCTGGGCGACCCGGTTGTCGTCGGTGGCGGCGCCGGTCACGCGGATGACGTTGCGCTCGCGCTCGAAGCGGGTGACCTTGATAGCCGGGTCCGTGCCGTCCACGCTGACGGGCAGGCGCAGGGTACTCTCGTTGCCCGCCGCGTCGCGCGCCCGGATCGTGTACTCGCCGCGCGAGCCCTGAATCTGCGTCTGGAAGACGAAGTTGGCGAGCTTCGGCGTGCCGCCCTGGAGGGGGACCGGGCGGCCCTCCACCGTCAGTTCCTTGACGCCGTGGTCGTCGAGCACGTACCCCTTGACCACGAAGTTGCGCGCCTGGCTGACCCCGCCCCCCTCGGGGCTGGTGATCACGATACGCGGCTGGAAGGTGTCGGCAGTCCGGTTGCACGCCCCCAGCAGCGCGGCGAGCGGGAGGAGCAGCAGGCGGGCGCGGCGCATGGGGGGAGTATAGCGGGGGGAGCGGCCAGCCCTCGGCCCTCAGCCGTCAGCCGCAGGGGGGCGAGGCACCGGCGCGTCACGCTGAATGCTCCCCGGCCACACGTCCCCCGCCCCGGTGCTTTAATGCCCCCCGTGAGCGCGCCCCCCCGTCCCCCCGCCGTCAGCCGTGCCATTCCCGAGGGCACCCGCGATGTCCTGCCGCCCGAGTGGGCGTGGCGGGAGCATCTGCGCGCACGGCTGATGGGCGTCTTCTCCGCCTGGGGGTATCAGGGCGTGGAGGTGCCCGCGCTGGAGTTCGCCTCGGAGGCGCACCCGCAAAACGCGCGGGCCTTCAAGCTGATCGACGCGAGCGGCGAGGTGCTGGCCCTGCGCAGCGAATACACCACCGCCATCGGTCGGCTCGTGCGCGCCCGCTTCCCACAGGGGCCCTTCCCCCTGCGCCTCCAGTACGGCGGGCGGCTGTGGCTGCGCACCCTGACGAGCGAACTCGGGCGGCTGCGCGAGTTCTATCAGGTCGGCGTGGAACTCGTCGGGGTGGAGACGCCGGGGGCCGACGCGGAACTCCTGCGGCTGGGCACCCGGGCGCTCGATACGGTCGGCGTGCGGGCGGTCATGGAGGTCGGCTATCCCGGCTTCGTGGACGCCGTGCTGGAGGACGCGGGCCTGCACGGCGAGGCGCGCGACGCCCTGCACGGGGCCATCGACCGCAAGAGCGGGGCCGACGTGGACCTCCTCGCCCGGCGGCACGGCCTGGGGGCGGACGTGACCCGGACCCTGCACCTGCTGACCGACCTGTACGGCGGGCACGAGGTGCTGGGTCAGGCGGCGGGGCTGGCGCGTGGCGTGCGGGCACGGACGGCGGTCGAGCACCTGGAGGCCGTCGCCGCGCTGTGCGACCCGGGGCTGCTCTTCGACCTGGGGGCCAGCCGCCGCTACGGGTACTACACCGGGATCACCTTCCGCGCTTACGCCGAGGGGCTGAACCAGCCCGTGCTGGGCGGCGGGCGCTACGACCTCTCCGGGGTGCCGGGGGCGGGCTTCGCCATCGGCCTGGAGCGGCTGACGGAGGTGGCGGCGGCGACCCTCCCCCCCGAACCCGA
This window encodes:
- a CDS encoding TetR/AcrR family transcriptional regulator, giving the protein MTLPPSPTVSPTPDTTRARILTEAARLFVASGYHGVSMREVAAAVGVTKPALYHHYADKEALFLAMLNGTLAGLARLVTHAEGQPGIRRQLEVLVGDLLASAPEQRLGLQLAGELRHVSPERRAAFEGEYRRVWMGGLTRLIEGAASRGELRADLPPAVLTRALLALLYPLVTGAPPTDPHGTARALLSVYLDGAAAR
- a CDS encoding TerC family protein, which codes for MMETLFGWITQPEAWLAFGTLLLLEVVLGIDNVIFISILAGKLPPEQRQRARTIGLLAAMLMRLALLFSIAWIYRLQNDLFEIFGRGFSGRDLILIFGGLFLLYKAVKEMHEQLEGPGTHEPTLGSVGAANFAGIIAQIMVLDIVFSLDSVITAVGMADDIGVMVSAVVVTVLIMLVAARPIGEFVQAHPTVKMLALAFLLLIGVNLIADGFGFKIPKGYTYFAMGFAIMVELLNLRARKGKPVALHETQRHPDAG
- a CDS encoding endonuclease III domain-containing protein, with product MPRVPAPPPGSPLTLIATAAPPRVRTPRPPPSQEVPPPAPLPEIARRLGETYLPTPPRPRLSPEPLDGLIETILSQQNVGAITRRQFEALKLAYPGWEAALADGPDGIEAVLRAAGGGLARIKADYIWNVLHTLEETRGSLSLRETRDLSDADARALLESLPGVGPKTASCVLLFDLARPAMPVDTHIDRIAKRLDLTPARWSAVKVERWFDEVLPRDWTARYTFHVATIRHGRQTCKAGRPRCEGCVLRDLCPSAAIFLNGERVG
- a CDS encoding ATP phosphoribosyltransferase regulatory subunit, translated to MNAPRPHVPRPGALMPPVSAPPRPPAVSRAIPEGTRDVLPPEWAWREHLRARLMGVFSAWGYQGVEVPALEFASEAHPQNARAFKLIDASGEVLALRSEYTTAIGRLVRARFPQGPFPLRLQYGGRLWLRTLTSELGRLREFYQVGVELVGVETPGADAELLRLGTRALDTVGVRAVMEVGYPGFVDAVLEDAGLHGEARDALHGAIDRKSGADVDLLARRHGLGADVTRTLHLLTDLYGGHEVLGQAAGLARGVRARTAVEHLEAVAALCDPGLLFDLGASRRYGYYTGITFRAYAEGLNQPVLGGGRYDLSGVPGAGFAIGLERLTEVAAATLPPEPEVVLALDPAGAETARAAGLVAELAWTDDRAELLAYCARRGIRRWARGETISEGGEA